The proteins below come from a single Tachysurus fulvidraco isolate hzauxx_2018 chromosome 13, HZAU_PFXX_2.0, whole genome shotgun sequence genomic window:
- the pygo1 gene encoding pygopus homolog 1 isoform X1, which produces MSSCTPPYDTFITGPHTHRVTVKHFRNKFVHVRGPVMSTDQDKDSLSLKRHRGGDVGLDGLGGPGLLLGSSDKKKRKPNTQAPLFAPLSEYAPPLNPSSDHLVASNPFDDNYNRPPASLKPLNSTNPYFGPAHYLGPRGYGLPRVVSHIQNRMPAPFGSQFQIRNQTQLFAQNPMGPMGFNRAPGFSYARPENQAFDNRAVFNNNGGMHQHFRPGPGENVNQLSLSNVNQNYGPDPTFGPEVKTGGNRPAAVIKSAPDMSPGLNFAQPATPKQDPGESGNKNTTPRRRPSQISEEGGAQVSQVELKGKNRSNVEGRVEKINGVLHSNIELLKKSPQAVTENIAERNRRFANSKTGSVDSKRRRLSGSVPSEPMYPCGICLGEVNDDQEAILCEASCQKWFHRVCTGMTETAYNLLTAEADAVWGCDSCMDEKDGAQLLKTREAFGSTTANSDGQT; this is translated from the exons ATGTCCTCCTGCACTCCTCCGTACGACACGTTTATAACGGGTCCTCACACACACCGGGTCACAGTGAAACACTTCCGCAACAAGTTTGT CCATGTGAGGGGTCCTGTAATGTCCACGGATCAGGATAAAGATTCATTATCGCTCAAAAGACATAGAG GAGGTGATGTTGGTCTGGATGGTTTAGGAGGGCCCGGCTTGCTGCtgggaagttcggataaaaaGAAACGCAAGCCGAATACACAG GCACCGTTGTTTGCCCCCCTCTCTGAATACGCACCTCCTCTGAACCCGAGCTCCGATCACCTGGTGGCTTCCAACCCGTTTGATGATAACTACAACCGTCCTCCTGCGTCTCTGAAACCCCTGAACAGCACCAACCCCTACTTCGGCCCGGCTCACTACCTTGGGCCCCGGGGTTATGGGCTGCCCCGTGTTGTGTCGCACATCCAGAACAGGATGCCTGCTCCTTTTGGGTCTCAGTTTCAGATACGGAACCAGACACAGCTGTTCGCCCAGAACCCGATGGGTCCGATGGGATTTAACCGAGCGCCTGGGTTCAGTTACGCGCGTCCCGAGAACCAGGCCTTTGATAATCGAGCCGTGTTTAACAACAACGGTGGCATGCACCAGCACTTCAGACCGGGTCCTGGAGAGAACGTCAACCAGCTTTCTCTTTCCAACGTGAACCAGAACTACGGTCCAGATCCGACGTTCGGCCCAGAGGTGAAAACAGGTGGGAATCGTCCTGCGGCTGTGATAAAATCTGCCCCAGATATGAGCCCTGGACTGAACTTCGCCCAGCCTGCGACACCTAAACAGGACCCGGGCGAGAGCGGAAACAAGAACACTACGCCTCGACGGAGACCGAGTCAGATCTCAGAAGAGGGCGGAGCTCAAGTGAGCCAGGTGGAGCTTAAAGGGAAAAACAGATCTAACGTAGAAGGACGTGTGGAGAAGATCAACGGTGTCCTTCACTCCAACATCGAGCTGCTAAAGAAGTCTCCTCAAGCTGTCACGGAGAACATCGCGGAGAGGAACCGGCGATTCGCCAACAGCAAAACCGGCTCGGTTGACAGCAAGAGACGTCGTCTGAGCGGCTCCGTCCCTTCTGAGCCCATGTACCCGTGCGGGATCTGTCTGGGTGAAGTGAACGACGATCAGGAGGCCATCTTGTGCGAAGCCTCATGTCAGAAGTGGTTCCATCGCGTGTGCACAGGAATGACGGAGACGGCCTACAACCTGCTGACGGCTGAGGCGGATGCTGTGTGGGGCTGCGACTCCTGCATGGACGAGAAAGATGGAGCACAGCTGCTCAAAACGAGGGAGGCGTTCGGCTCGACTACGGCAAACAGCGATGGACAAAcctga
- the pygo1 gene encoding pygopus homolog 1 isoform X2, with protein MSTDQDKDSLSLKRHRGGDVGLDGLGGPGLLLGSSDKKKRKPNTQAPLFAPLSEYAPPLNPSSDHLVASNPFDDNYNRPPASLKPLNSTNPYFGPAHYLGPRGYGLPRVVSHIQNRMPAPFGSQFQIRNQTQLFAQNPMGPMGFNRAPGFSYARPENQAFDNRAVFNNNGGMHQHFRPGPGENVNQLSLSNVNQNYGPDPTFGPEVKTGGNRPAAVIKSAPDMSPGLNFAQPATPKQDPGESGNKNTTPRRRPSQISEEGGAQVSQVELKGKNRSNVEGRVEKINGVLHSNIELLKKSPQAVTENIAERNRRFANSKTGSVDSKRRRLSGSVPSEPMYPCGICLGEVNDDQEAILCEASCQKWFHRVCTGMTETAYNLLTAEADAVWGCDSCMDEKDGAQLLKTREAFGSTTANSDGQT; from the exons ATGTCCACGGATCAGGATAAAGATTCATTATCGCTCAAAAGACATAGAG GAGGTGATGTTGGTCTGGATGGTTTAGGAGGGCCCGGCTTGCTGCtgggaagttcggataaaaaGAAACGCAAGCCGAATACACAG GCACCGTTGTTTGCCCCCCTCTCTGAATACGCACCTCCTCTGAACCCGAGCTCCGATCACCTGGTGGCTTCCAACCCGTTTGATGATAACTACAACCGTCCTCCTGCGTCTCTGAAACCCCTGAACAGCACCAACCCCTACTTCGGCCCGGCTCACTACCTTGGGCCCCGGGGTTATGGGCTGCCCCGTGTTGTGTCGCACATCCAGAACAGGATGCCTGCTCCTTTTGGGTCTCAGTTTCAGATACGGAACCAGACACAGCTGTTCGCCCAGAACCCGATGGGTCCGATGGGATTTAACCGAGCGCCTGGGTTCAGTTACGCGCGTCCCGAGAACCAGGCCTTTGATAATCGAGCCGTGTTTAACAACAACGGTGGCATGCACCAGCACTTCAGACCGGGTCCTGGAGAGAACGTCAACCAGCTTTCTCTTTCCAACGTGAACCAGAACTACGGTCCAGATCCGACGTTCGGCCCAGAGGTGAAAACAGGTGGGAATCGTCCTGCGGCTGTGATAAAATCTGCCCCAGATATGAGCCCTGGACTGAACTTCGCCCAGCCTGCGACACCTAAACAGGACCCGGGCGAGAGCGGAAACAAGAACACTACGCCTCGACGGAGACCGAGTCAGATCTCAGAAGAGGGCGGAGCTCAAGTGAGCCAGGTGGAGCTTAAAGGGAAAAACAGATCTAACGTAGAAGGACGTGTGGAGAAGATCAACGGTGTCCTTCACTCCAACATCGAGCTGCTAAAGAAGTCTCCTCAAGCTGTCACGGAGAACATCGCGGAGAGGAACCGGCGATTCGCCAACAGCAAAACCGGCTCGGTTGACAGCAAGAGACGTCGTCTGAGCGGCTCCGTCCCTTCTGAGCCCATGTACCCGTGCGGGATCTGTCTGGGTGAAGTGAACGACGATCAGGAGGCCATCTTGTGCGAAGCCTCATGTCAGAAGTGGTTCCATCGCGTGTGCACAGGAATGACGGAGACGGCCTACAACCTGCTGACGGCTGAGGCGGATGCTGTGTGGGGCTGCGACTCCTGCATGGACGAGAAAGATGGAGCACAGCTGCTCAAAACGAGGGAGGCGTTCGGCTCGACTACGGCAAACAGCGATGGACAAAcctga
- the dnaaf4 gene encoding dynein assembly factor 4, axonemal: protein MPLLITDHTWTQNNNTVFIRVPLKAVKAAKVDVLCTEEYLKVSFPPFLFEAFLFKPIDEEKSLAKIGNGVVLFTLPKQEEGFWEQLTVDLGKDKKREVREGAIIQVQKKEMEKEEVKAQRIQQERKYTLETMMKLEEEERARIQKIKDEECTKAMKELEAWKEKREAEEEEKVQRTKQEAAAKERKQNHQHRKPEKVKTPVPNPSRAEGEKREKKSKNVDLPPPRSAGCIKVSFSPRVFPTPLRESRVPEEEEWLMKQAEARRAANAELAELADLTENERNPDWLKDKGDTFFRVGNYVSALNAYDLAIKLNRRIPALFSNRAACHLKLRNLHKAIKDSSQALELLTPAVCANAAARMKAHVRRGTAFCELQLYVEGLQDYQAALRIEPHNQALKADAEKIQAIIQGTGPSSKSPTVSET from the exons atgcCGCTGTTGATCACGGATCACACGTGGACTCAGAACAACAACACGGTGTTCATCCGCGTGCCGTTAAAAGCCGTTAAAGCGGCCAAAGTGGACGTTCTGTGTACGGAAGAGTATCTGAAG GTCAGTTTCCCTCCCTTTCTGTTCGAGGCCTTCTTGTTCAAGCCGATAGACGAAGAGAAAAGTTTGGCAAAAATCGGAAATGGCGTCGTGCTTTTCACGCTGCCCAAACAGGAAGAAGGCTTCTGGGAGCAGCTCACTGTAGACCTCG GGaaggacaaaaagagagaggtTCGGGAAGGAGCCATCATCCAAGTCCAGAAGaaggagatggagaaagaggaaGTGAAAGCCCAGAGGATTCAGCAGGAGAGGAAGTACACGCTGGAGACCATGATGAAG CTTGAGGAAGAGGAGCGAGCAAGGATCCAGAAGATAAAGGATGAAGAATGCACCAAAGCTATGAAGGAGCTGGAGGCCTGGAAAGAGAAAAGGGaagcagaagaggaagaaaaggtTCAGCGAACGAAACAGGAAGCAGCcgcaaaggaaagaaaacaaaatcatcAGCACAGAAAACCTGAGAAGGTTAAAACACCTGTACCAAACCCGAGCAGAGCTGaag gtgagaaaagagagaaaaagtccAAGAATGTTGATCTTCCTCCTCCGAGATCAGCGGGCTGCATTAAGGTCAGCTTCAGCCCTCGAGTCTTTCCCACGCCGTTACGAGAGTCCCGCGTCCCCGAGGAAGAAGAG tggctCATGAAACAGGCCGAGGCGAGACGGGCGGCAAACGCTGAGCTCGCAGAGCTGGCTGATCTGACAGAGAATGAAAGAAACCCTGACTGGCTTAAGGATAAAGGAGA TACATTCTTCCGCGTGGGGAACTACGTTTCTGCACTCAACGCCTACGACCTGGCCATCAAACTCAACCGCCGCATTCCTGCTCTCTTCTCCAACCGAGCAGCTTGTCATCTGAAGCTTAGAAATCTACACAAAGCCATCAAGGACAGTTCTCAG GCTCTGGAGCTGCTCACACCAGCGGTCTGTGCTAATGCTGCAGCCCGGATGAAGGCCCACGTGAGGAGAGGAACAGCTTTCTGTGAGCTCCAGCTCTATGTGGAAG GGCTTCAGGACTATCAGGCTGCTCTCAGGATCGAGCCACACAACCAGGCTCTGAAGGCAGACGCCGAGAAGATCCAGGCGATCATTCAAGGCACCGGACCAAGCTCAAAATCCCCCACAGTGTCTGAGACATAA
- the LOC113635169 gene encoding uncharacterized protein C15orf65 has product MKDKMSHTEKHQQDHCAPCLNPGNPVFSCMLQSSASPGPKPQDLLYRTTSSKYGSLPPTFESSPCVYHPVSQAFSKHMGKCGMFRDTTFNTVLDRSRVYDCPNLHHTI; this is encoded by the exons ATGAAG GATAAAATGTCGCACACTGAGAAACATCAGCAGGATCACTGTGCTCCTTGTCTGAATCCTGGGAACCCTGTGTTTTCCTGCATGCTGCAGTCATCAGCCTCGCCAGGACCCAAACCTCAGGATCTTCTGTACAGGACCACCTCCAGCAAGTACGGATCTCTGCCCCCGACCTTCGAGTCGTCCCCGTGTGTCTATCACCCGGTGTCTCAGGCTTTCTCCAAGCACATGGGAAAGTGTGGGATGTTCCGGGACACCACGTTCAACACCGTCCTGGACCGCAGCAGGGTGTACGACTGCCCCAATTTACACCACACCATCTAA